In Brevibacillus brevis NBRC 100599, a single genomic region encodes these proteins:
- a CDS encoding family 16 glycoside hydrolase, whose amino-acid sequence MNHLTGISSLAAYQFRLADHYASIRNYIGKVTFTTSPSRKYSFVYIPYGQSASMVMLDYLLANRKSFAADLQDSLQDMIRNDTSMANPMELVVVSDRSPLKESLLQDETLDADRTIKQPLQVIRRVHFSDRIKAAGMAKLNPAQMSVRVNKDELHIDLPPASASRSISSEAVVRKEQPGAIRTERFAGKKIDEWFTGERASTFNLFVNTERSLAERKFWASLFVQMEGEYATRSITHHLSIENRLPLSNRNNRHTMFTDWSYSIGERHTSFQMTRHFVQAFHRMKTKPTKVLRDMDWAYLKARQYDALLHFLQRASRIATQDLTIHWASTGFRTMLQDVSLLQNRDWGYRDFTRLLSLDSFSPTAFRPYQNDLFINRSRLHATRPYQSSGTLITEYALGNRDVVSELAIFLSQITGTRTIQTDASLMTYLEQSSRHNSHLLFVPNPINDSLREKTNPLWIPQHFELGKKDLSRPTSIIKDDLRADRKLVHAAHLWEKERAIDLSGGKAPKPSFYQDEDDIFANLENVRPSLLTEEMVFATILRLLPAHLLEDILGSKEFPSHLMDDMIFASRLTDGQSILEALMEWALTNKTFDAYVDEEFLEGVRTRVQALIESEVIFSKALQDRAGILSFETWESTRQNEILSHLEEDGVVGKREVLLSSTVEGVEITSQMEAAPSSLTEALVGEDVFRPAELQIENPFGYMEPDPSFLFDEHTARKSAHASDLDELPVTALLRSRITELCSGYLFATSPHERASYLVDLYDVAEKGARDGELQDDEWRKYAKLALEQTVLHEQLIAYQPEAAAHLIESILSYKLPDQAVINADWVASNQERATSLLTQVMGKKELADAVILEYLAGQLDHRKGHIEKPLLSVRDYKKAWADRIEEIGQGLVYDYSNDVLEAEHDPEHWSGGFSVPEAYDPHDPFNAYYPWTTDMNALAMGQDNWTRFGSGTWEHNRDQGTFTHPKGSSGMSGFIRNDFTYTDYQFEVDFKVDEPADGDSAGIVFKYHNDQNYWMFVVSDGSASGMPRPMQLFKVENGRSTMYSTPMNPFAWEKEKWYTLRVWVTGNRIRVWVDHNLQYDFTD is encoded by the coding sequence GTGAACCATTTGACCGGGATTTCTTCTCTAGCAGCCTATCAATTCAGACTTGCAGATCACTACGCTTCTATTCGCAACTATATCGGAAAAGTAACTTTCACGACTTCGCCCTCCCGTAAGTATTCCTTCGTCTATATTCCCTACGGACAAAGTGCCAGTATGGTCATGCTGGATTATTTGCTCGCGAATCGGAAATCGTTTGCCGCTGACCTTCAAGACTCCTTGCAGGATATGATCCGGAATGATACTAGCATGGCCAATCCCATGGAGCTGGTCGTGGTATCCGATCGCTCGCCGCTGAAAGAGAGCTTGCTCCAAGACGAGACCTTGGATGCTGACCGAACCATTAAGCAACCGCTACAAGTCATTCGTCGTGTTCATTTCTCAGATCGGATTAAAGCAGCAGGAATGGCAAAGCTCAACCCTGCCCAAATGTCCGTACGCGTGAATAAGGATGAGCTGCATATTGATTTACCGCCAGCATCGGCAAGTCGTTCCATATCGTCAGAAGCTGTCGTCAGGAAAGAACAACCTGGAGCAATACGAACCGAGCGTTTCGCCGGAAAAAAGATAGACGAGTGGTTCACGGGAGAGCGTGCTTCCACGTTCAATTTATTCGTCAACACCGAAAGAAGCTTGGCTGAGCGAAAGTTTTGGGCTTCTCTCTTTGTACAGATGGAAGGAGAATACGCAACCAGATCGATCACTCATCACCTATCTATTGAGAACCGCCTACCTCTTTCCAACCGCAACAACAGACATACCATGTTTACGGATTGGTCTTACTCCATTGGCGAGCGACATACTTCCTTCCAAATGACCCGACACTTCGTGCAAGCCTTCCACAGAATGAAAACAAAGCCGACGAAAGTGCTTCGCGACATGGACTGGGCTTACCTCAAAGCCCGTCAGTATGACGCCTTGCTGCACTTCCTTCAACGTGCAAGCAGGATCGCTACGCAAGATTTAACGATCCATTGGGCTTCTACAGGTTTTCGAACCATGCTCCAAGATGTTTCCCTTTTACAGAATCGCGACTGGGGCTATCGAGATTTCACGCGTCTTCTCTCCCTCGATTCCTTTTCACCAACAGCCTTCCGACCATACCAAAATGACTTATTCATCAATCGCTCTCGACTCCATGCTACTCGTCCCTATCAATCCTCAGGCACACTCATCACGGAATATGCTCTTGGTAATCGGGACGTAGTTTCAGAGCTCGCTATTTTCCTATCACAGATTACGGGAACCCGAACGATTCAAACAGATGCATCGCTCATGACCTATCTGGAACAAAGCTCCCGACACAACAGTCACCTCTTGTTTGTTCCCAATCCCATCAATGATTCTCTTCGAGAGAAAACCAATCCGCTCTGGATTCCCCAGCACTTCGAACTCGGAAAGAAAGATCTTTCTCGTCCCACTTCAATCATCAAGGATGACCTTCGCGCAGATCGCAAGCTCGTACATGCTGCTCATCTTTGGGAAAAGGAACGCGCCATCGATCTTAGTGGGGGCAAAGCACCTAAGCCATCCTTTTATCAGGATGAGGATGACATTTTCGCCAATCTGGAAAATGTACGCCCAAGTCTCCTGACAGAAGAAATGGTCTTCGCAACCATCTTGCGCTTACTGCCCGCTCATCTTTTGGAAGACATCCTTGGTTCCAAAGAATTTCCTTCCCACCTGATGGACGACATGATTTTTGCCTCGCGCCTGACAGACGGCCAAAGCATTCTGGAAGCACTCATGGAATGGGCGCTGACCAACAAAACTTTCGATGCTTACGTGGATGAAGAATTTTTAGAGGGTGTGCGGACACGGGTTCAGGCATTGATCGAATCTGAGGTCATTTTCAGTAAAGCGTTGCAAGACAGGGCCGGCATTCTTTCCTTTGAGACATGGGAGTCCACCCGCCAGAATGAGATTCTCTCGCATCTGGAGGAAGATGGGGTTGTAGGAAAACGGGAAGTATTGCTCTCTTCCACGGTTGAAGGGGTCGAAATCACCAGTCAAATGGAGGCAGCCCCTTCATCCCTTACAGAAGCACTGGTCGGCGAAGATGTATTCCGTCCAGCCGAGCTGCAAATTGAGAATCCTTTTGGTTACATGGAACCCGATCCGTCCTTTTTGTTCGACGAGCATACAGCCCGCAAATCCGCTCACGCCAGCGACCTTGACGAGTTGCCGGTCACCGCACTGTTGCGCAGCAGAATCACGGAATTGTGCAGCGGCTATCTCTTCGCTACCTCCCCGCATGAACGAGCCAGTTACCTCGTCGATTTATACGATGTGGCAGAAAAAGGCGCGCGTGATGGAGAACTGCAAGACGACGAATGGCGAAAGTATGCCAAGCTCGCACTGGAACAAACGGTATTGCATGAGCAACTGATTGCCTATCAGCCGGAAGCAGCAGCTCATTTAATCGAATCCATCCTCAGTTACAAGCTACCAGATCAAGCTGTTATCAACGCAGATTGGGTCGCCTCCAACCAAGAGCGTGCTACCTCGCTGCTCACCCAAGTCATGGGTAAAAAAGAACTCGCAGATGCTGTCATCCTGGAATACTTGGCTGGCCAATTGGATCATAGAAAAGGTCATATCGAGAAACCATTACTTTCTGTTCGCGACTACAAGAAAGCATGGGCAGATCGTATAGAAGAAATAGGACAAGGTTTGGTCTACGACTACTCCAACGATGTTCTCGAAGCTGAGCATGATCCCGAGCATTGGTCAGGTGGTTTTTCTGTTCCAGAAGCATACGATCCCCACGATCCATTCAATGCATACTATCCATGGACGACGGATATGAATGCACTCGCGATGGGGCAAGATAACTGGACCCGTTTTGGCTCGGGCACTTGGGAGCATAATCGCGACCAAGGCACTTTTACCCACCCAAAAGGCTCCAGTGGCATGAGTGGCTTCATTCGAAATGACTTCACCTATACAGACTATCAGTTTGAGGTCGATTTCAAAGTAGATGAACCCGCAGATGGAGACAGCGCTGGTATCGTGTTCAAATATCACAACGACCAGAACTACTGGATGTTCGTCGTCAGTGACGGAAGCGCAAGCGGTATGCCGCGACCCATGCAGCTTTTTAAGGTAGAGAATGGCAGATCAACCATGTACTCTACCCCGATGAACCCGTTTGCCTGGGAAAAAGAGAAATGGTACACGCTGCGTGTTTGGGTTACGGGTAACCGCATCCGCGTCTGGGTAGATCATAACCTGCAATACGATTTTACGGATTAG
- a CDS encoding M23 family metallopeptidase, giving the protein MQTMSNELRRILSERLKLGELSKPACRVEIDRLIFVPGRTEELDFIMSDRREEKTLTRTIIQDSSKEGGTALSKISFVFPVEGKSTRDITAYMGDNRNHKGIDIACPVGTPIKAAWAGKVKKVTVSEKYTSFGFRVEIQHADGIWTRYAHMSEIHVKTGDYVTQGTIIGKSGNTGDVRSAGVTNMGTYDDPNSPRSKGRGAHLHFEVWNGQAVIDPFPYMNGSKYLFAASSNNGAGVTTDVTFVGTPGATLFDERFTNNTWHTKSVYKVDELAKKLSMIERSSTEHSNLTFTFDPKGYKTLFPSPTVTTGMNLKLTSAHPGIFSMGFSTNFGEGAGELRVFFNGKMQIKVNKFSGTENVEIRDIPFPNGEMEIRIELFWNGKQVNRFSLQYIQIKELQGRPDLYGNKDKVDPTIQQEFFEEREITSTFMPGQPRKVSLQVGKFVYMDTLTLDNINHIEMDDQFEMDSREARITISNPGGYYSPDYNPFYFPETYKETPWSYFVNGFHVGVLSENTPVRIYMGYGLNLMRVFTGLIDKLDLNGEESTMTIYCRDMYKKIMNKVITEDKQYPPDVGHSAAHDTNVFSSMTRRDKIISMAKKQAKQQGPELDYKFLLAIAEHETKMGTLGKGLPPGDFILGYGCYTGEKCDPQYQGIERQLYRGAVRYREAMASKGWRFQSVDDVKYFWQGGDKGAYQWASDTNWYNSVWQIYQKFRSSTEFDQIPEWEGTAPVPTEPTAKAAYLKSAIVQDLIAHAGMYSWRSNPQDIYYPYAIVQETSYTHATQATGKVFKAVPDKEGEFVEVDAESILTPKGWKNPFIEPPGRKFESYQYKVGEAIAEIMKDTEFRSYCDRYGTYRLEEIDMNRPIVATYTEHDNLITIHKTIDFSRGRSHLVILDEENKAGHFVDTEILMELKGEVRTGVRHVPSAKTDELKRLAARRTFFDIKRLCRTLQISIPGNPALDVLDRIYIIDSNTTTREAYTIKGIRSMFDAQNGYMQILDLFWSNNEGAIV; this is encoded by the coding sequence ATGCAAACGATGTCCAATGAGCTGCGCAGAATTCTCTCCGAAAGACTCAAACTCGGAGAATTATCGAAGCCCGCGTGCCGCGTCGAGATAGATCGACTCATCTTCGTGCCGGGCCGTACCGAAGAACTCGATTTCATTATGAGTGATCGGCGGGAAGAGAAAACATTGACCCGCACCATCATTCAAGATAGTTCAAAAGAGGGCGGAACTGCTCTATCCAAGATTTCTTTTGTCTTTCCTGTCGAGGGCAAAAGCACCCGAGATATTACAGCCTATATGGGCGACAACCGCAACCACAAAGGGATTGATATCGCTTGTCCGGTCGGTACGCCCATCAAAGCTGCCTGGGCTGGCAAAGTAAAAAAAGTGACCGTGTCTGAAAAATATACGAGCTTTGGCTTTCGCGTAGAAATTCAGCATGCGGATGGCATCTGGACCCGTTACGCCCATATGAGCGAAATCCACGTCAAAACCGGGGATTATGTCACGCAAGGCACTATTATCGGAAAAAGCGGCAATACAGGAGACGTCCGCTCTGCCGGCGTTACGAACATGGGCACCTATGACGATCCCAATTCCCCCCGCTCAAAAGGAAGAGGCGCTCATCTGCACTTTGAAGTCTGGAACGGACAAGCCGTCATTGATCCTTTTCCTTATATGAATGGCTCGAAGTATCTGTTCGCTGCCTCTTCGAATAACGGCGCAGGAGTCACAACCGATGTCACCTTTGTTGGAACGCCAGGAGCAACTCTTTTTGACGAACGCTTTACCAATAATACGTGGCACACAAAATCTGTCTACAAAGTAGACGAGCTGGCCAAAAAGCTATCCATGATCGAGAGAAGCTCGACGGAGCATAGCAACCTCACCTTTACTTTTGATCCCAAAGGGTACAAGACTCTCTTCCCCTCCCCTACCGTTACGACAGGTATGAATCTCAAGCTGACCTCCGCTCACCCCGGCATTTTCAGCATGGGGTTCTCCACCAACTTCGGTGAAGGTGCCGGCGAGCTGCGCGTTTTTTTCAATGGAAAAATGCAAATCAAGGTCAACAAATTCTCTGGGACAGAAAACGTAGAGATTCGTGATATCCCCTTTCCCAATGGCGAAATGGAAATCCGTATCGAGCTGTTTTGGAATGGAAAACAAGTCAATCGCTTTTCCCTCCAGTACATTCAGATCAAGGAATTGCAAGGGCGACCCGATCTGTACGGGAACAAAGACAAAGTCGATCCGACGATACAGCAGGAGTTTTTTGAGGAACGGGAAATTACGAGCACCTTCATGCCTGGTCAGCCGCGAAAAGTATCGCTCCAGGTCGGAAAGTTCGTCTATATGGACACCCTTACTCTGGACAATATTAACCACATCGAAATGGACGACCAGTTTGAAATGGATTCACGTGAGGCACGGATCACGATTTCAAACCCGGGCGGCTACTACAGCCCGGACTATAATCCGTTTTACTTTCCCGAAACCTACAAGGAAACCCCTTGGTCTTATTTTGTGAATGGATTCCATGTTGGCGTTCTCTCCGAAAATACTCCTGTCCGGATCTACATGGGTTATGGTCTGAATTTGATGCGGGTGTTTACTGGTCTGATCGACAAGCTCGATTTGAATGGCGAGGAATCGACCATGACCATTTACTGCCGCGATATGTACAAGAAGATCATGAACAAGGTCATTACCGAGGACAAGCAATATCCCCCAGATGTCGGACATTCTGCTGCACATGATACCAATGTTTTTTCCTCGATGACTCGTCGGGACAAAATCATCTCGATGGCCAAAAAGCAGGCCAAACAGCAGGGCCCAGAGCTCGATTATAAATTTCTGCTAGCCATCGCCGAGCATGAGACAAAAATGGGGACGCTCGGGAAAGGGCTGCCTCCAGGAGACTTCATTCTCGGATATGGATGCTACACCGGTGAAAAATGCGATCCGCAATACCAAGGAATCGAACGACAGCTCTATCGCGGAGCCGTTCGCTATCGGGAAGCCATGGCGAGCAAAGGCTGGCGCTTCCAATCTGTCGACGACGTCAAATATTTTTGGCAAGGAGGAGACAAAGGAGCTTACCAATGGGCAAGCGATACGAATTGGTATAACAGTGTGTGGCAAATCTATCAAAAGTTCCGTTCCAGCACGGAGTTTGATCAAATCCCCGAGTGGGAGGGTACTGCACCTGTCCCAACCGAACCAACCGCTAAAGCCGCCTACCTCAAATCCGCTATCGTACAAGACTTGATCGCCCATGCAGGAATGTATAGTTGGCGCAGCAATCCGCAAGACATTTACTACCCCTATGCCATTGTACAAGAGACGAGCTATACCCACGCGACGCAAGCGACAGGCAAGGTTTTCAAGGCTGTACCGGATAAAGAAGGCGAATTCGTAGAAGTCGATGCCGAATCCATTTTGACCCCAAAAGGTTGGAAAAATCCTTTTATTGAGCCGCCAGGACGCAAATTCGAATCGTATCAATACAAAGTGGGAGAAGCCATCGCGGAAATCATGAAAGATACAGAATTCCGTTCCTATTGTGACCGTTACGGTACGTATCGCTTGGAAGAGATTGATATGAATCGGCCGATTGTAGCTACTTATACGGAGCACGACAATTTGATCACGATTCATAAGACGATCGATTTCTCCCGTGGCAGGAGCCATCTTGTCATTTTGGACGAAGAAAATAAGGCTGGTCATTTCGTAGATACCGAGATTTTGATGGAGCTAAAAGGCGAGGTCCGCACAGGCGTTAGGCACGTTCCTTCTGCGAAGACAGACGAATTGAAGCGACTGGCCGCGCGACGAACATTTTTTGATATAAAACGCTTGTGCCGTACGCTGCAAATTTCCATCCCCGGTAACCCTGCCTTGGATGTCCTCGATCGTATTTACATTATCGACTCCAATACAACCACCCGCGAAGCGTATACCATCAAAGGAATCCGCTCGATGTTCGATGCGCAGAACGGCTATATGCAAATCCTCGATTTATTTTGGAGCAACAACGAGGGGGCGATTGTGTAA
- a CDS encoding S-layer homology domain-containing protein, with amino-acid sequence MTQQYAFGTANQRYKKKLFLDTGFEFIEVNARLIEPYSPPSPQPSLREIKIINAPSHIHHSGFSSYQCSLTLLFPDKESYNEYLSYAGWTHKFYDEKGSIFLGSAESITPQVLEAGRRYSVNVDLILIKKDSIERESRFQFQDIEGHWAQKNIEEMADLGLITVITRDGKPIIYFRPNDFVTRAEFIAFLNRTRRLVERMIRE; translated from the coding sequence ATGACCCAACAATACGCCTTTGGCACTGCCAATCAGCGCTACAAAAAAAAGCTGTTCCTTGATACTGGCTTTGAGTTTATCGAAGTAAACGCCCGTCTCATCGAGCCGTATTCTCCGCCAAGCCCCCAGCCTTCCTTGCGCGAAATCAAAATCATCAACGCACCCTCGCACATCCACCACTCCGGTTTTAGCAGCTACCAGTGTTCATTGACCTTGCTTTTTCCAGACAAGGAATCGTATAACGAGTACTTGAGCTACGCAGGCTGGACCCACAAGTTTTACGATGAAAAGGGAAGCATTTTTCTCGGAAGCGCAGAATCTATTACCCCCCAAGTCCTTGAGGCAGGACGGCGCTACAGCGTAAACGTCGATCTGATTCTCATCAAAAAAGACTCAATTGAACGCGAATCACGCTTTCAGTTTCAAGATATTGAAGGGCATTGGGCACAGAAAAACATTGAGGAAATGGCCGATCTCGGGCTAATCACGGTCATTACCCGAGACGGGAAGCCCATCATTTACTTCCGCCCCAATGATTTCGTGACACGCGCCGAATTTATTGCTTTTTTGAATCGGACAAGGCGGCTGGTAGAACGGATGATTCGGGAATAG
- a CDS encoding sigma-70 family RNA polymerase sigma factor, whose product MTDQLHQMDELFFAGKVDDFLQKAKENCEAKLTGMTFAGMTHDDVVQEVLLKVYRTMKDYDQEKARVTTFVDHVITNKIRDCLRKAGTQKNLTNSNAVLVSSGDENEEETMISRIAAPSEEFRYEEVEMMLDIMEYMKLSTRDKLILQMRSEGYYHEEIGQRFNISKERVCQIIKAILKQYGEL is encoded by the coding sequence ATGACAGATCAACTTCACCAAATGGATGAGTTATTTTTCGCAGGGAAAGTCGATGATTTTTTGCAGAAGGCCAAGGAAAACTGTGAAGCCAAGCTGACAGGGATGACGTTTGCTGGAATGACTCATGATGATGTCGTCCAGGAGGTTCTCTTAAAGGTGTATCGGACGATGAAGGATTACGATCAGGAAAAAGCCAGAGTGACTACCTTTGTCGATCATGTGATTACGAATAAAATTCGCGACTGCTTGCGAAAAGCCGGCACGCAAAAAAACCTGACAAACAGTAATGCAGTTCTAGTCTCTAGCGGAGATGAGAATGAAGAGGAAACGATGATCAGCCGTATTGCCGCTCCGAGTGAGGAGTTTCGATATGAGGAAGTAGAAATGATGCTCGACATCATGGAGTATATGAAGCTGTCCACGCGAGACAAGCTGATTCTCCAGATGAGAAGCGAAGGCTATTACCATGAGGAAATTGGCCAGAGATTCAATATCAGCAAGGAAAGAGTGTGTCAAATCATCAAGGCAATTTTGAAGCAGTACGGTGAGCTGTAG
- a CDS encoding dTMP kinase yields the protein MRQPTIVAFEGIDANAKEAQAALLEENLRCLGYKVKRVSFPRLDTPIGAVIGMWLRCEIELDEKAVGKLFEADFLDYQREMARLSKENVDFIIMDHYELSNYYYFYIKDTPLSWYATMSDLTKRPDATFFLRTEVDANHAMLLKVQEAYLSLAHASRRSVHTLDTAIGVERMQKNILQVVHQLHLKKRVTC from the coding sequence ATGAGACAGCCCACGATTGTCGCTTTCGAAGGAATTGATGCCAATGCGAAGGAAGCCCAAGCGGCGTTGCTGGAAGAAAATTTGAGATGCCTCGGATATAAAGTGAAAAGAGTATCATTTCCGCGTTTAGATACCCCGATCGGAGCGGTCATTGGCATGTGGCTTCGCTGCGAAATTGAGCTGGATGAGAAAGCGGTAGGAAAGCTTTTTGAAGCGGACTTTCTGGACTATCAGCGAGAAATGGCGAGGCTTTCGAAGGAGAACGTTGATTTTATCATCATGGATCATTATGAACTGTCCAATTACTACTACTTCTATATAAAAGATACTCCCCTTTCCTGGTATGCCACGATGAGTGATTTGACGAAGCGACCTGATGCAACCTTTTTTCTGCGAACCGAAGTAGATGCGAATCATGCCATGCTGCTAAAGGTGCAGGAAGCCTATCTTTCCCTTGCCCATGCTTCGCGCCGATCGGTACATACACTGGATACGGCAATCGGCGTGGAGAGAATGCAGAAAAACATTCTGCAAGTGGTCCATCAGCTACATCTGAAAAAGCGAGTTACGTGCTAA
- a CDS encoding lytic transglycosylase domain-containing protein yields MLTKLIGIVAAVFIPANAVLPAVEKGLSEVHPVVKLAGDIDRQWHRKKELSNVITQVAPRLDKATVELYTETIFRLSEQYEIDPLLIMAMIWQESRFQHDAISGKGARGLLQIMPRTGSWLGVHPDDLFDPVINLQTGIKYVDLLQKKYGNLRLSIIAYNQGEGNVGRNRYHDGYYTKVMAHYKKMSGLLRES; encoded by the coding sequence GTGCTAACAAAGCTTATCGGCATTGTTGCCGCAGTGTTCATTCCCGCAAATGCTGTACTGCCAGCCGTAGAAAAGGGACTGTCGGAAGTTCATCCTGTGGTGAAGCTGGCCGGGGACATAGATAGGCAGTGGCATAGAAAAAAGGAGCTTTCCAACGTAATCACACAGGTTGCACCAAGACTTGATAAAGCTACAGTCGAGCTTTATACAGAAACGATTTTTAGATTATCTGAGCAATACGAAATAGATCCGCTTTTGATCATGGCGATGATCTGGCAGGAAAGCCGTTTTCAGCACGACGCGATCTCCGGCAAGGGGGCAAGAGGATTATTACAAATCATGCCACGTACAGGAAGCTGGCTGGGAGTTCACCCTGATGACCTATTTGATCCCGTGATCAATTTACAAACGGGTATCAAGTATGTAGATCTCTTGCAAAAGAAATATGGAAACCTTCGTTTAAGTATCATCGCCTATAACCAAGGCGAGGGAAATGTCGGCCGAAATCGTTATCACGATGGCTACTATACAAAAGTCATGGCCCACTACAAAAAAATGAGCGGCTTATTAAGAGAATCATAA
- a CDS encoding sigma-70 family RNA polymerase sigma factor gives MSEHAVFVNQRLGKKKEQYSLYNMENIRRCKEDSEYLGEVILANEELIWHSVHKYIGKPETLVKQYCLEKADILQLGRMGIIKAIKAFDIARGVKFSSFAVITIVREINCFLRDSGNIVRPTRTATTILHHISKIEADLGYLPTIEELSLLLGENVEQIKKALDVGRPVKYLQEPFLKASASSHEAATAMDVLKDEGRDVEEYVLDKLYVTALLAQLQNQISLKEWQVLQLRMAGYNQTQTAEFLNVSQMCVSRTMKKIQNISKNTLS, from the coding sequence ATGAGTGAGCATGCTGTGTTCGTAAATCAGAGATTGGGCAAGAAAAAAGAACAATACTCCTTGTATAACATGGAGAATATTCGCCGCTGCAAGGAAGACAGTGAGTATCTAGGTGAAGTTATACTCGCAAATGAAGAGCTCATTTGGCATTCTGTGCACAAATATATCGGAAAGCCGGAGACATTAGTGAAGCAATATTGTTTGGAAAAAGCGGATATTTTGCAATTGGGGAGAATGGGAATCATCAAGGCTATCAAAGCCTTTGATATAGCAAGAGGCGTGAAGTTTTCGTCCTTTGCAGTCATAACGATTGTGAGGGAGATCAACTGCTTTTTGCGAGATAGCGGAAATATTGTACGGCCGACTAGAACGGCAACAACGATTCTCCATCACATCAGTAAAATAGAAGCAGACCTAGGATATCTTCCTACCATAGAAGAATTGTCCCTACTGTTGGGTGAAAATGTGGAACAGATCAAAAAAGCGCTGGATGTCGGGAGACCTGTGAAGTATTTACAAGAGCCATTTTTGAAGGCATCCGCTTCTAGCCATGAAGCTGCCACCGCTATGGATGTCTTGAAGGACGAAGGACGAGACGTGGAAGAGTACGTGCTGGACAAGCTATATGTTACTGCTTTGCTTGCGCAACTGCAAAATCAAATTTCATTAAAAGAGTGGCAAGTCCTACAACTAAGGATGGCAGGCTACAATCAGACACAAACAGCAGAATTTTTAAATGTATCCCAAATGTGTGTATCAAGGACTATGAAAAAAATACAGAATATTTCGAAAAATACACTTTCCTAA
- a CDS encoding aldo/keto reductase yields the protein MKYYRLGGSGLKVSALGLGTNSFGGRADEQTSVNIIHTAIENGMTFIDTANIYTQTESERIIGLALEGKRHEVVLATKAGLVKGEGPNQRGSSRYHLMLELENSLKRLRTDYVDLYQIHTFDPETPLEETLRALDDMVRSGKVRYIGASNYAAWELMKAIGISQREGLNRYISTQVSYSLADRTPERELVPLCLDQGVGIIPYFPLAGGILTGKYTSAEQAPAGSRADKEPRFVRLLSEDKLEFGRKISRIAAELGVSSSVLSLAWLMHKPAVSSVIVGVTSVGQLTDNLQSTALALDEATLAELDRLSDTYRNGEPFAVYRLP from the coding sequence ATGAAATACTACCGACTCGGTGGCAGTGGATTGAAGGTATCGGCATTGGGATTAGGTACGAACTCATTCGGAGGGCGTGCGGATGAGCAAACGTCTGTAAACATCATTCATACCGCAATCGAAAACGGGATGACCTTTATTGATACGGCAAATATTTACACGCAAACAGAATCGGAGCGAATCATTGGGCTGGCTCTTGAAGGGAAAAGGCACGAGGTCGTTTTGGCGACGAAGGCTGGTTTGGTAAAAGGCGAAGGACCAAATCAGAGAGGCTCATCGCGATACCACCTGATGCTGGAGCTGGAGAACAGCTTGAAGCGTTTGCGCACCGACTATGTGGACTTATATCAAATTCATACGTTTGATCCAGAGACACCTTTGGAAGAAACACTCCGCGCACTAGATGACATGGTTCGATCCGGGAAAGTGCGTTACATCGGGGCTTCCAACTATGCGGCCTGGGAATTGATGAAGGCAATTGGCATCAGTCAGCGGGAAGGGCTGAATCGATACATATCGACACAGGTGAGCTACTCATTGGCAGATCGGACACCGGAGCGTGAACTCGTACCGCTTTGTCTTGATCAAGGGGTGGGAATCATTCCGTACTTCCCGCTTGCTGGCGGAATTTTGACAGGCAAATATACCTCCGCAGAACAGGCTCCGGCTGGTTCGCGGGCGGACAAGGAGCCGCGTTTCGTCCGGTTGTTAAGTGAAGACAAGCTGGAGTTTGGACGTAAAATCAGTCGGATAGCGGCGGAGCTAGGTGTATCCTCCAGTGTGCTGTCTCTGGCTTGGCTTATGCACAAGCCGGCTGTCTCTTCGGTGATCGTGGGTGTGACCAGTGTAGGGCAGCTTACGGATAATTTGCAAAGTACAGCGTTGGCGTTGGATGAAGCGACCTTGGCAGAGCTAGACCGATTGAGCGATACGTATCGAAATGGGGAACCATTTGCCGTATATCGTTTGCCGTAA